The genome window GAAAAAGCAGGCGGAGGCGGAGGGGCTCCACAGGATCTTCCTCGAAGCCGGCTGCGAATGGCGCGAACCGGGGTGCTCCATGTGCATCGCCATGAACGGCGACGAACTCCGGGAAGGCCAGTACTGCGTCTCCACCTCCAACCGCAATTTCGAAGGCCGCCAGGGCAAGGGCGGCCGGACGTTCCTGGCCAGTCCGCTGACCGCGGCCGCCAGCGCCGTCGAAGGCCGCGTGGCCGACTGCCGCAAGTATCTCTAGAGGAGCCGGCGCCATGGACCCGATCACGCGATTCCGCGGAAAATCGGTCGCGATCCCTCAGGCCAATATCGACACCGACCAGATCACCCCCGCGCGCTTCCTCAAGGGGACCGAAAAGAAGGGCCTCGGCAAGATCCTCTTCTACGACTGGCGCTACAACCCCGACGGCACCCCGAAGCCCGACTTCCCCCTCAACCGCCCCGGCGCCCAGGGAGCCTCGATCCTCGTGGCCGGAGACAACTACGGCTGCGGCAGCTCCCGCGAACACGCTCCCTGGGCCATGTACGACTTCGGAATCCGCGCCGTGATCTCCACCTCCATCGCCGACATCCACCGCAACAACTGCCTTAAAAACGGCATCCTCCCCATCCTCGTCGATCCCGAAACGCATCGGGAGTGTCTGGCGGCCGCGGAGAAGAACCTCGAGTTCGAGATCGACCTCCCCTCCCAGACGCTGACCCTTCCGTCCGGC of Planctomycetota bacterium contains these proteins:
- the leuD gene encoding 3-isopropylmalate dehydratase small subunit translates to MDPITRFRGKSVAIPQANIDTDQITPARFLKGTEKKGLGKILFYDWRYNPDGTPKPDFPLNRPGAQGASILVAGDNYGCGSSREHAPWAMYDFGIRAVISTSIADIHRNNCLKNGILPILVDPETHRECLAAAEKNLEFEIDLPSQTLTLPSGKKVSFPIDPFAKRCLVQGVDELGYLLAHRPAIEAYEAARAAAGPAGR